From a single Amphiprion ocellaris isolate individual 3 ecotype Okinawa chromosome 18, ASM2253959v1, whole genome shotgun sequence genomic region:
- the LOC111567303 gene encoding probable phosphatase phospho1 isoform X1, with amino-acid sequence MPATERDHLPKMTAPSNPPHAAPQEQRFLVLFDFDETIISESSDDAVVRALPGQKLPDWLRNSYREGHYNEHMQKVLAYMAEQGVSKDSIHSAVVKIPPTPGLLKLFQFLQSHQQDFELAVVSDANMYFIETWLEHAGVRHLFRKIFTNPGSFDATGRLVLLPFHSHSCSHCPDNMCKQAILRDYLSGRQKERGGAAFQRVFYIGDGANDICPSLALGPQDTAFPRRDFPMHKLLLEVQHFKANIVPWVSGEDIADCLKKIMEER; translated from the exons ATGCCCGCCACCG AGAGGGACCACTTGCCAAAGATGACAGCTCCGTCAAACCCGCCTCATGCTGCTCCACAGGAGCAACGCTTTCTGGTGTTGTTTGACTTTGACGAGACCATCATCAGTGAAAGCAGTGATGACGCTGTGGTGCGTGCTCTGCCGGGCCAGAAGCTCCCTGACTGGCTGAGGAACAGCTACAGGGAGGGTCACTACAACGAGCACATGCAGAAGGTTTTGGCGTATATGGCGGAGCAGGGCGTGTCCAAAGATTCCATCCATTCAGCGGTGGTGAAGATCCCACCGACTCCTGGCCTCCTGAAACTCTTCCAGTTTCTGCAGAGCCATCAGCAGGACTTTGAGCTGGCGGTGGTCTCCGATGCCAACATGTATTTTATTGAAACGTGGCTGGAGCACGCTGGGGTTCGCCACCTTTTCAGGAAGATTTTCACAAACCCGGGCAGCTTCGATGCTACCGGTCGCCTTGTGCTGCTCCCTTTCCACTCACACTCATGCTCCCATTGTCCCGACAACATGTGCAAGCAGGCGATCCTTCGGGATTATTTGTCGGGGAGGCAAAAGGAGCGTGGCGGTGCTGCCTTCCAGAGGGTGTTCTATATTGGAGATGGGGCCAATGATATCTGCCCCTCTCTGGCTCTGGGGCCCCAGGACACAGCCTTCCCCAGGAGGGACTTCCCAATGcacaaactgctgctggagGTGCAGCACTTCAAAGCAAACATAGTTCCATGGGTCAGCGGCGAGGACATAGCAGACTGTTTGAAGAAAATAATGGAGGAGAGATga
- the LOC111567303 gene encoding probable phosphatase phospho1 isoform X2, with product MTAPSNPPHAAPQEQRFLVLFDFDETIISESSDDAVVRALPGQKLPDWLRNSYREGHYNEHMQKVLAYMAEQGVSKDSIHSAVVKIPPTPGLLKLFQFLQSHQQDFELAVVSDANMYFIETWLEHAGVRHLFRKIFTNPGSFDATGRLVLLPFHSHSCSHCPDNMCKQAILRDYLSGRQKERGGAAFQRVFYIGDGANDICPSLALGPQDTAFPRRDFPMHKLLLEVQHFKANIVPWVSGEDIADCLKKIMEER from the coding sequence ATGACAGCTCCGTCAAACCCGCCTCATGCTGCTCCACAGGAGCAACGCTTTCTGGTGTTGTTTGACTTTGACGAGACCATCATCAGTGAAAGCAGTGATGACGCTGTGGTGCGTGCTCTGCCGGGCCAGAAGCTCCCTGACTGGCTGAGGAACAGCTACAGGGAGGGTCACTACAACGAGCACATGCAGAAGGTTTTGGCGTATATGGCGGAGCAGGGCGTGTCCAAAGATTCCATCCATTCAGCGGTGGTGAAGATCCCACCGACTCCTGGCCTCCTGAAACTCTTCCAGTTTCTGCAGAGCCATCAGCAGGACTTTGAGCTGGCGGTGGTCTCCGATGCCAACATGTATTTTATTGAAACGTGGCTGGAGCACGCTGGGGTTCGCCACCTTTTCAGGAAGATTTTCACAAACCCGGGCAGCTTCGATGCTACCGGTCGCCTTGTGCTGCTCCCTTTCCACTCACACTCATGCTCCCATTGTCCCGACAACATGTGCAAGCAGGCGATCCTTCGGGATTATTTGTCGGGGAGGCAAAAGGAGCGTGGCGGTGCTGCCTTCCAGAGGGTGTTCTATATTGGAGATGGGGCCAATGATATCTGCCCCTCTCTGGCTCTGGGGCCCCAGGACACAGCCTTCCCCAGGAGGGACTTCCCAATGcacaaactgctgctggagGTGCAGCACTTCAAAGCAAACATAGTTCCATGGGTCAGCGGCGAGGACATAGCAGACTGTTTGAAGAAAATAATGGAGGAGAGATga